The following proteins come from a genomic window of Candidatus Palauibacter polyketidifaciens:
- a CDS encoding Ig-like domain-containing protein: MRSRGVRALAVAALVWAAACGDGEPDVMAPVPAPNRAPEAVGTIPARTLPVGDTATVDVSAHFRDPDGDALSYTAESSNADVVGVSVSGSAVTVTAVARGVATITVTARDPQGLLAQQLFEVTVPNRAPAVGDTIPARTLFTGETATVDASAHFRDPDGDALTYTATSSSPEVVTVTVSEATLTIRAVAAGVATVTVTASDPDGAGAEQRFEVTVPNREPEAVGTLPPRTITVGETEPAAVSPFFRDPDGDALTYAAASSDSAVAAVTVSGDTVTVTALAKGVATVTVTATDGGGLTAEQRFEVTVPNREPEVLNPIPARTLLEGETASVDASTHFRDPDGDPLTYTATSSSPLAEVTISADTLTIRAVASGVATVTVTATDPEEAAAATSFDVTVVRPATPFDIELVFATSMTAAQEAAFRRAAERWMEILAPTDLPDARMDRTLGCGGDPRFERYVETIDDLMIVVAVVEIDGPLGTLGRAGPCWLRVASSLPLYGRIEMDAADLGRLGAADLQEVILHEMGHVLGIGLVWRRLDLLRNPASATSAPDTHFAGPLTIAAFDEAGGTSYGGAKVPVENMGGQGSRNSHWRDTVLAPELMTPYQRLGVAEPLSAITIQSLADLGYEVDATLADPYRLPDAALARALEGAPRIPYGDDIWRGPLIFVDPNGRITRVIPR; this comes from the coding sequence GTGAGATCGCGGGGCGTCCGCGCGCTCGCGGTGGCCGCTCTCGTGTGGGCCGCCGCCTGCGGCGATGGGGAGCCGGACGTCATGGCGCCCGTCCCCGCGCCGAACCGCGCGCCGGAGGCGGTGGGGACGATCCCCGCGCGGACGCTCCCCGTCGGAGACACGGCGACGGTGGACGTGTCGGCCCACTTCCGCGACCCCGACGGTGACGCGCTCTCCTACACCGCGGAGTCATCGAACGCGGACGTCGTCGGCGTTTCGGTATCCGGCAGCGCCGTCACGGTCACGGCCGTCGCCCGGGGCGTCGCCACGATCACGGTGACCGCACGCGATCCGCAGGGTCTCCTCGCCCAGCAACTGTTCGAGGTCACGGTGCCGAACCGGGCGCCCGCGGTCGGGGACACGATTCCCGCCCGAACGCTGTTCACGGGCGAGACGGCCACCGTGGACGCCTCCGCCCACTTCCGGGACCCGGACGGCGACGCGCTCACCTACACGGCGACCTCTTCGAGCCCCGAGGTCGTGACCGTCACGGTCTCCGAGGCCACGCTGACGATCCGCGCGGTCGCCGCCGGCGTCGCGACCGTCACGGTCACCGCCAGCGATCCGGACGGCGCCGGGGCGGAGCAGCGCTTCGAGGTCACGGTGCCGAACCGCGAGCCGGAGGCCGTTGGGACGCTCCCGCCGCGGACGATCACCGTGGGCGAGACGGAGCCCGCGGCCGTGTCCCCGTTCTTCCGGGACCCGGACGGAGACGCCCTCACGTACGCGGCGGCCTCGTCGGACAGCGCGGTCGCCGCCGTCACCGTCTCGGGCGATACGGTGACGGTCACGGCGCTCGCGAAGGGTGTGGCGACGGTCACGGTGACGGCGACCGACGGAGGGGGACTGACCGCCGAGCAGCGCTTCGAGGTCACGGTGCCCAACCGCGAGCCCGAAGTCCTGAACCCGATCCCGGCCCGTACGCTGCTCGAGGGCGAGACCGCATCCGTGGATGCGTCCACTCACTTCCGGGACCCGGACGGCGACCCGCTCACCTACACGGCGACCTCCTCCAGTCCCCTCGCGGAGGTCACGATCTCCGCCGATACGCTGACGATCCGCGCCGTCGCCAGCGGCGTCGCGACGGTCACGGTGACCGCGACCGACCCGGAGGAAGCCGCCGCCGCCACATCGTTCGACGTCACCGTCGTCCGCCCCGCGACTCCCTTCGACATCGAACTCGTGTTCGCGACGTCGATGACCGCGGCGCAGGAGGCCGCGTTCCGCCGGGCGGCGGAGCGATGGATGGAGATCCTGGCGCCGACGGACCTGCCCGACGCGCGGATGGACCGGACGCTGGGCTGCGGCGGCGATCCGAGATTCGAGCGCTACGTGGAGACGATCGACGACCTGATGATCGTCGTAGCGGTGGTCGAAATCGACGGTCCGCTCGGCACCCTGGGACGCGCCGGGCCCTGCTGGCTCCGAGTCGCGTCATCGTTGCCCCTCTATGGCCGGATCGAGATGGACGCCGCCGACCTCGGACGGCTCGGGGCCGCAGACCTGCAGGAAGTGATCCTTCACGAGATGGGTCATGTGCTCGGCATCGGCCTTGTGTGGCGGCGTCTCGACCTGCTCCGGAACCCCGCCTCGGCAACGTCGGCGCCGGACACCCACTTCGCGGGCCCGCTGACCATCGCGGCGTTCGACGAGGCGGGCGGCACGAGCTACGGCGGCGCCAAGGTGCCCGTGGAGAACATGGGCGGTCAGGGATCGCGCAACAGCCATTGGAGGGACACTGTCCTCGCGCCGGAACTCATGACGCCGTACCAGCGCCTCGGGGTGGCCGAACCGCTGAGCGCGATCACCATCCAGTCGCTCGCGGATCTCGGCTACGAAGTCGACGCGACGCTCGCCGACCCCTACCGCCTGCCCGACGCGGCCCTCGCCCGCGCCCTCGAGGGGGCCCCGAGAATCCCCTACGGAGACGACATCTGGAGAGGCCCCCTGATCTTCGTCGACCCCAACGGCCGCATCACCCGCGTGATCCCCAGGTAA
- a CDS encoding sodium:solute symporter yields MTSLDLAILVVYLGGITAWGAWLGKGARGGEEYFLGRRDLPWVVVLLSVVATETSTLTFLSIPGIAYGGSLAFVQIAAGYVLGRIAVASWLLPAYREGRLRTAYELLEARFGTETRRLTSGIFMITRLLADSVRLFATAIPLTLVTGWPLITSVLVIGAVTFIYTFIGGIRAVVWVDASQMALYLAGGLIALVVLGGAVPGGWPEILARAGDAGKLTVIDPALDFGRPYTLWAGLLGGAFLSMGSHGADQLIVQRLLACRDLAASRRALVGSGFAVLFQFTLFLFVGLGLWAWYDGAAFVRADEIFAGFIVEALPAGVRGLLIAGVFAAAMSTLSSSINALSSTAAYDFWAAARPEADERRILRVGRIAAVLWTVLLVAAAIGFIPLSEESTAVEVSLGIASLVYGGLLGAFALARFSRRATSRSARLGIAVGIGSVTAIWIGARAAVAWPWFVLIGTAITVTVGLLAGSRRGSPAPE; encoded by the coding sequence CTGACCTCTCTCGACCTCGCGATCCTCGTCGTCTACCTCGGCGGGATCACGGCCTGGGGGGCGTGGCTCGGGAAGGGCGCGCGCGGGGGAGAGGAGTATTTCCTGGGCCGGCGCGACCTGCCGTGGGTCGTCGTCCTCCTTTCCGTCGTGGCGACGGAGACGAGCACGCTCACCTTCCTCTCGATCCCCGGCATCGCGTACGGCGGATCGCTCGCCTTCGTGCAGATCGCGGCGGGGTACGTGCTCGGGCGGATCGCCGTCGCCTCCTGGCTCCTGCCTGCCTATCGCGAGGGGCGTCTGCGGACGGCCTACGAGTTGCTCGAGGCCCGCTTCGGGACGGAGACCCGGCGGCTGACCTCCGGCATCTTCATGATCACGCGCCTCCTCGCCGATTCAGTGCGCCTCTTTGCGACGGCGATTCCGCTCACCCTCGTGACAGGGTGGCCGCTCATCACCTCCGTGCTCGTGATCGGGGCCGTCACCTTCATCTATACCTTCATCGGCGGAATCCGCGCGGTCGTCTGGGTGGACGCCTCGCAGATGGCGCTCTACCTGGCCGGCGGGCTCATCGCCCTCGTCGTCCTCGGCGGCGCCGTGCCCGGCGGCTGGCCCGAGATCCTCGCCCGCGCCGGCGACGCCGGGAAGCTCACCGTCATCGACCCCGCGCTCGACTTCGGGCGACCCTACACGCTGTGGGCCGGACTGCTCGGCGGCGCCTTCCTCTCCATGGGTTCCCACGGCGCGGACCAGCTCATCGTCCAGCGCCTCCTCGCCTGCCGCGACCTCGCCGCGAGCCGCCGCGCCCTCGTCGGCAGCGGCTTCGCCGTCCTCTTCCAGTTCACCCTCTTCCTCTTCGTTGGCTTGGGCCTCTGGGCGTGGTACGACGGAGCCGCCTTCGTCCGGGCCGACGAGATCTTCGCGGGATTCATCGTTGAAGCGCTCCCCGCGGGCGTCCGCGGACTCCTCATCGCGGGCGTGTTCGCGGCCGCCATGTCTACGCTGTCCAGTTCGATCAACGCGCTATCATCGACGGCGGCGTACGACTTCTGGGCGGCGGCCCGTCCGGAGGCGGACGAGCGGCGGATCCTGCGCGTGGGGAGGATCGCGGCCGTGCTGTGGACCGTGCTGCTCGTGGCGGCGGCGATCGGGTTCATCCCCCTGAGCGAGGAGAGCACCGCCGTGGAGGTGTCGCTCGGGATCGCGTCGCTCGTCTACGGCGGGCTGCTGGGGGCGTTCGCGCTCGCCCGCTTCTCGCGCCGGGCCACGAGCCGCTCGGCCCGTCTCGGGATCGCCGTCGGGATCGGGTCCGTCACCGCGATATGGATTGGGGCGCGGGCCGCGGTCGCCTGGCCCTGGTTCGTCCTCATCGGCACCGCGATCACGGTGACGGTCGGCCTCCTCGCCGGCTCCCGCCGCGGTTCGCCCGCGCCGGAGTGA
- a CDS encoding glycoside hydrolase family 3 N-terminal domain-containing protein, with the protein MPARTVLALGLVTLLAAGSFACRSSAGPAASGPVAAGPAASVPAATDASATARSSAADASAATAAAAGPAATASPGTRPVEPALSADARAWVEETLAGLSLRERVAQLVMVWMSGGYAPRDDEEFTRIESLVRDDAIGGIVISLGTPLGYAARLNRLQASADVPLLVGADFESGAGFRVSGVFALPNMLEMPGATVLPPAMALGAADDEDDAYSAGRITGIEARALGVHITFSPVLDVNNNPANPIINTRSFGEDPERVAALGAAFIRGAHDAGLLATAKHFPGHGDTGTDSHVALPVIPGDRARLDSLELVPFRHAIAEGVDAVMTAHVAAPGILGAGAPPATLSPYFMTDMLRDDLGFDGVLFTDALDMAAIADGYGASEAAIRSLEAGSDVLLMPREPLRAIAAVVGAVRSGRLTAERIDASARRVLELKARARLHEGADVDPEAIARLVGTQGHESFARGAAARSITLVRNEAGAVPLDRIESRAVRSVLSVTFAGTNDLAAGRVFNRELGRAVRVRRARIGFDTHPAVYDSLLRRARSVDAVIFSAYVRPGAASDSTDLPDEVRSFFDRLHDAGRTAVLVSFGSPYLLTSVPDAETYLIAWGGADASQEAAALALLGAPISGRLPISLPPRHDLGDGLVIGGSAEEGVQAGVDAGAEAGVESAAALGMDGDALARVDRIIEAAIADGAAPGAVLAAGRGDRVVRLRGYGNLDWASSATLPSGAAATDSSLYDLASLTKVVATTTGVMQLIDRGDLSLDTRIAEHLPEWSQGWKRDVTVRHLLTHQGGLPPFLPFWRTLRGEEEYREAFAALEPDYEPGDDGETTVYSDIGFMTLGFLIEEVTGQPLDYYLNESVFRPLGMRETWFDPPRSLHRRTAPTEVDTVYRHRHVHGEVHDENAHALHGVAGHAGLFSSARDLAKFAAWILAAAREGRGLPVAGRPPPGPDTRSFSARLDSPSPATIARFTARAATASSRALGWDTPSGRSSAGDYFGEDAFGHTGFTGTSFWVDPELDLFVVLLTNRVNPTRDNRKHIALRRAVHDAVATSIRDQPVRPRDRGDPGDPGDPGDAGGPTLRVRDR; encoded by the coding sequence GTGCCGGCGCGGACGGTCCTGGCTCTCGGGCTGGTCACGCTCCTGGCCGCGGGCTCCTTCGCCTGCCGCTCCTCCGCCGGTCCCGCCGCTTCCGGCCCGGTCGCCGCAGGCCCCGCCGCCTCCGTGCCTGCCGCCACCGACGCTTCCGCCACCGCCCGCTCCAGCGCCGCCGACGCCTCCGCTGCTACCGCCGCCGCTGCCGGCCCGGCTGCCACCGCTTCCCCCGGCACTCGTCCGGTCGAGCCGGCGCTCTCCGCCGACGCGCGAGCCTGGGTGGAGGAGACGCTCGCCGGCCTCAGCCTCCGGGAGCGGGTCGCGCAGCTCGTGATGGTGTGGATGAGCGGCGGCTACGCCCCCCGCGACGACGAGGAGTTCACGCGCATCGAATCCCTCGTGCGCGACGACGCGATCGGCGGGATCGTGATCTCGCTCGGGACCCCCCTGGGGTACGCCGCGCGACTCAACCGACTCCAGGCCTCCGCCGACGTCCCCCTCCTCGTCGGCGCGGATTTCGAGTCCGGCGCCGGGTTCCGCGTGAGCGGCGTATTCGCGCTGCCGAACATGCTTGAGATGCCCGGCGCGACCGTCCTCCCCCCCGCGATGGCGCTCGGCGCGGCGGACGACGAGGACGACGCCTACTCCGCGGGCCGGATCACCGGCATCGAGGCGCGCGCCCTCGGCGTCCACATCACCTTTTCTCCCGTGCTCGACGTCAACAACAACCCCGCCAATCCCATCATCAACACGCGCTCCTTCGGGGAGGATCCCGAGCGCGTGGCGGCGCTCGGCGCGGCATTCATCCGGGGCGCGCACGACGCCGGCCTCCTCGCCACCGCCAAGCACTTCCCCGGCCACGGAGACACCGGGACGGACTCCCACGTCGCCCTCCCGGTCATTCCCGGCGACCGCGCCCGCCTCGACAGCCTCGAACTCGTCCCCTTCCGCCACGCGATCGCGGAGGGCGTCGACGCGGTGATGACGGCCCACGTCGCGGCCCCCGGCATCCTCGGCGCCGGCGCCCCGCCCGCGACGCTCTCCCCGTACTTCATGACGGACATGCTGCGCGACGACCTCGGCTTCGACGGCGTCCTCTTCACCGACGCCCTCGACATGGCCGCCATCGCCGACGGCTACGGCGCCAGCGAAGCCGCGATCCGTTCGCTGGAGGCGGGGAGCGACGTCCTCCTCATGCCGCGCGAGCCGCTGCGGGCCATCGCGGCCGTCGTCGGCGCCGTCCGCTCCGGCCGCCTCACCGCCGAGCGCATCGACGCCTCCGCCCGGCGCGTGCTGGAGTTGAAGGCGCGTGCCCGCCTGCACGAGGGCGCCGACGTCGACCCCGAGGCCATCGCCCGGCTCGTCGGCACCCAGGGGCACGAATCCTTCGCCCGCGGGGCCGCCGCACGCTCCATCACGCTCGTGCGCAACGAGGCCGGCGCCGTGCCCCTCGACCGCATCGAATCGCGCGCCGTGCGCTCCGTCCTGTCCGTGACCTTCGCCGGGACGAACGACCTCGCCGCGGGACGCGTCTTCAATCGCGAACTTGGCCGCGCCGTCCGCGTCCGCCGCGCCCGGATCGGGTTCGACACCCACCCCGCCGTCTACGACTCGCTCCTCCGGCGCGCCCGCTCCGTCGACGCCGTGATCTTCTCCGCCTACGTCCGGCCCGGCGCCGCCAGCGATTCCACCGACCTCCCGGACGAGGTCCGAAGCTTCTTCGACCGCCTCCACGACGCCGGCCGAACCGCCGTGCTCGTCTCCTTCGGGAGCCCCTACCTGCTCACCTCGGTGCCGGACGCGGAGACCTACCTCATCGCGTGGGGCGGGGCGGACGCCTCCCAGGAAGCCGCCGCCCTCGCCCTCCTCGGCGCGCCGATCTCCGGCCGCCTCCCGATCTCGCTTCCGCCCCGTCACGACCTGGGCGATGGCCTGGTCATTGGAGGAAGCGCGGAAGAGGGAGTCCAAGCGGGAGTCGACGCCGGAGCCGAGGCCGGAGTCGAGTCGGCAGCGGCGCTGGGGATGGACGGGGATGCCCTCGCCCGCGTGGACCGGATCATCGAGGCGGCGATCGCGGACGGCGCGGCGCCCGGCGCGGTCCTCGCCGCGGGACGGGGGGACCGGGTCGTCCGGCTGCGCGGCTACGGCAACCTCGATTGGGCCTCCTCCGCCACGCTGCCCTCCGGGGCCGCCGCCACGGATTCGAGCCTGTACGACCTCGCGTCCCTCACGAAGGTCGTCGCGACGACGACGGGCGTGATGCAGCTCATCGACCGTGGCGATCTCTCCCTCGACACCCGCATCGCCGAGCACCTGCCGGAGTGGTCCCAGGGGTGGAAGCGCGACGTCACCGTCCGCCACCTGTTGACGCACCAGGGCGGCCTGCCGCCCTTCCTGCCATTCTGGCGCACTCTCCGAGGGGAGGAGGAGTACCGCGAGGCCTTCGCCGCCCTCGAACCCGACTACGAGCCGGGGGACGACGGCGAGACGACGGTCTATTCCGACATCGGGTTCATGACGCTCGGTTTCCTGATAGAGGAAGTCACGGGACAGCCCCTCGACTACTACCTCAACGAATCCGTCTTCCGTCCGCTGGGGATGAGGGAGACGTGGTTTGATCCGCCCCGCTCGCTGCACCGCCGCACGGCTCCGACCGAAGTGGACACCGTCTACCGGCACCGGCACGTCCACGGGGAGGTACACGACGAGAACGCCCACGCACTGCATGGCGTGGCGGGACACGCGGGACTCTTCTCGTCGGCCCGGGACCTCGCGAAGTTCGCCGCCTGGATCCTCGCCGCCGCGCGCGAAGGCCGAGGTCTCCCCGTCGCCGGGCGCCCCCCGCCGGGGCCGGATACCCGTTCCTTCTCCGCCCGCCTCGACTCGCCCTCGCCGGCGACCATCGCCCGGTTCACGGCGCGGGCCGCCACCGCCTCGAGCCGGGCGCTGGGCTGGGACACCCCCTCCGGACGCTCGTCGGCGGGAGACTACTTCGGTGAAGACGCCTTCGGGCACACCGGCTTCACGGGCACGAGCTTCTGGGTGGACCCGGAACTGGACCTCTTCGTCGTCCTGCTCACGAACCGCGTGAACCCGACCCGGGACAACCGCAAGCACATCGCGTTGCGCCGCGCGGTCCACGATGCCGTCGCGACCTCGATCCGCGACCAGCCGGTGCGGCCCCGCGATCGCGGCGACCCGGGCGATCCCGGCGACCCGGGCGACGCGGGCGGTCCGACGCTCCGGGTGCGCGACCGCTGA
- a CDS encoding DUF1343 domain-containing protein, whose protein sequence is MNPLAGFLPLLLPRHPLLHPLLHPLLFVVLPIALLIAACGGAERGPEGGSGAGEAVGGSAAADAPAATVRPGIDVLLADSSHLIDGWRVGLITNRSGVGRDGTSSIDLLHGYAEAELTALFAPEHGIRGTEAEGSAIGDGTDEGTGLPIYSLYGETRAPTADMLASIDVLAFDIQDIGSRYYTYVSTMALAMAAAGRAGIPMIVLDRPNPIGGLTQGPVLDPAFATFVGMYPVPVRHGLSAGELARLYRGAFGVEVELHVVPAAGWSADRWFDETSLPWIAPSLNMPSLESATHYAGTCLFEGTNLSVGRGTPTAFQVLGAPWLDGEAWVAEIRAVAGASDVAGVAGAVRLPGVEIRAVTFTPESPSDGRFGGEEIDGIRLTVTDRSAYDPVRTAVAALLAARRLSGDAWEWRVRHFDRLAGSDGLRLAIDRGAPLDEITSEWAAGVAAFEALRRPYLLYPR, encoded by the coding sequence GTGAATCCGCTCGCCGGTTTCCTCCCCCTTCTTCTCCCCCGTCATCCGCTTCTCCATCCCCTTCTTCATCCCCTTCTCTTCGTCGTCCTCCCGATCGCCCTCCTCATTGCCGCGTGCGGGGGGGCGGAGCGCGGGCCAGAGGGGGGATCGGGAGCCGGCGAGGCGGTGGGGGGATCGGCGGCGGCGGATGCGCCCGCAGCGACCGTGCGACCCGGGATCGACGTCCTGCTCGCGGACTCCTCCCATCTCATCGACGGGTGGCGGGTGGGGCTGATCACGAACCGGAGCGGCGTTGGGCGCGATGGCACGAGTTCCATCGACCTCCTGCACGGCTACGCGGAGGCGGAACTCACTGCGCTCTTCGCCCCGGAGCACGGGATCCGGGGGACGGAAGCGGAGGGATCGGCGATCGGCGACGGGACGGATGAAGGGACGGGGCTGCCGATCTACTCGCTCTACGGAGAGACGCGGGCGCCCACGGCGGACATGCTGGCCTCGATCGACGTGCTCGCGTTCGATATCCAGGACATCGGCTCGCGCTACTACACCTACGTATCGACGATGGCGCTCGCGATGGCGGCGGCGGGGCGCGCGGGCATCCCCATGATCGTCCTCGATCGCCCGAATCCCATCGGAGGCCTCACGCAGGGTCCCGTGCTGGACCCCGCCTTCGCGACCTTCGTCGGCATGTACCCGGTGCCCGTGCGTCACGGACTCTCGGCGGGAGAACTCGCGCGCCTGTATCGGGGGGCGTTCGGCGTGGAGGTGGAACTGCACGTCGTCCCGGCCGCAGGGTGGTCCGCGGACCGCTGGTTCGATGAGACGAGCCTTCCCTGGATCGCGCCGTCGCTGAACATGCCTTCGCTGGAGAGCGCCACGCACTATGCCGGCACCTGCCTGTTCGAGGGGACGAACCTCTCCGTGGGGCGCGGGACGCCGACCGCGTTTCAGGTGCTGGGGGCGCCGTGGCTGGACGGGGAAGCCTGGGTGGCGGAGATCCGGGCCGTGGCAGGCGCGTCAGACGTGGCCGGCGTGGCGGGCGCCGTGCGCCTGCCGGGAGTCGAGATCCGGGCGGTCACCTTCACGCCGGAATCGCCGAGCGACGGGAGGTTCGGGGGCGAGGAGATCGACGGGATCCGTCTCACGGTCACGGATCGGTCGGCCTACGATCCGGTGCGGACCGCGGTGGCCGCGCTCCTCGCCGCTCGTCGGCTCTCCGGCGACGCGTGGGAGTGGAGGGTGCGGCACTTCGACCGTCTCGCAGGCTCGGACGGCCTCCGGCTCGCCATCGACCGCGGGGCCCCGCTCGACGAGATCACTTCGGAATGGGCAGCCGGCGTCGCCGCCTTCGAGGCCCTCCGCCGCCCGTACCTGCTCTACCCCCGCTAG
- a CDS encoding diacylglycerol kinase family lipid kinase, which produces MSGAHLYPDSERFLVLLNPGAGGRTAEPETLRRRLGGAFAARGVPFDIVEAENSEAGLDVTRRAAERGYRAIVAAGGDGTVSVALRGVAGTSVPVAIVPFGTANQLALNFDIPTSLEDSVRVAVEGRVTKIDLAEANGETFALMAGAGLDAQVMADATTELKSRLGFGAYIYSGLKNVINRPGADFRITADDQEVEVKASMVLVANAGQLGAGPLPVEFRMAPGASFQDGLIDVCIYAPSNLPEVARIIWRVTRNRFSGDDKIIYFQARSVRIEADPPVAIEIDGDPRGETPMEAKVSPLAARIIVPR; this is translated from the coding sequence ATGTCCGGCGCGCACCTCTATCCCGATTCGGAGCGATTCCTCGTGCTCCTCAACCCCGGCGCGGGCGGCCGCACCGCAGAGCCCGAGACGCTGCGCCGGCGGCTGGGCGGCGCCTTCGCCGCGCGGGGCGTCCCCTTCGACATCGTCGAGGCCGAGAATTCCGAGGCAGGTTTGGACGTCACCCGCAGGGCGGCGGAGCGAGGATACCGGGCCATCGTCGCCGCGGGAGGCGACGGCACCGTGAGCGTGGCGCTTCGCGGCGTCGCCGGAACGTCCGTGCCCGTCGCGATCGTCCCCTTCGGCACCGCCAACCAGCTCGCCCTCAACTTCGACATTCCCACGTCGCTGGAGGACAGCGTGCGGGTCGCGGTCGAGGGAAGGGTGACGAAGATCGACCTCGCGGAAGCAAACGGAGAGACGTTTGCGCTCATGGCCGGCGCGGGCCTCGACGCGCAGGTCATGGCCGACGCCACCACCGAACTCAAGAGCCGCCTCGGCTTCGGCGCCTACATCTACAGCGGGCTCAAAAACGTCATCAACCGCCCCGGCGCCGACTTCCGGATCACCGCCGATGACCAGGAGGTGGAGGTGAAGGCGTCGATGGTGCTCGTCGCGAACGCGGGCCAACTCGGGGCCGGCCCCCTGCCCGTGGAGTTCCGGATGGCGCCCGGGGCCTCCTTCCAGGACGGCCTCATCGACGTGTGCATCTACGCCCCCAGCAACCTCCCGGAGGTTGCCCGCATCATCTGGCGCGTCACGCGAAACCGGTTCTCGGGGGACGACAAGATCATCTACTTCCAGGCCCGCAGCGTCCGGATCGAGGCCGACCCGCCCGTCGCGATAGAAATCGACGGCGACCCACGGGGCGAGACTCCGATGGAGGCGAAGGTCTCACCGCTGGCTGCCCGCATCATCGTCCCCAGGTAG